One region of Miscanthus floridulus cultivar M001 chromosome 19, ASM1932011v1, whole genome shotgun sequence genomic DNA includes:
- the LOC136527930 gene encoding protein VERNALIZATION 3, producing MAGSGREREPLVVGRVVGDVLDPFVRTTNLRVSYGTRTISNGCELKPSMVVNQPRVEVGGPDMRTFYTLVMVDPDAPSPSDPNHREHLHWLVTNIPGTTGAAFGQEVVCYESPRPTMGIHRFVLVLFQQLGRQTVYAPGWRQNFNTRDFAELYNLGPPVAAVYFNCQREAGSGGRRMYS from the exons ATGGCCGGCAGCGGCAGGGAAAGGGAGCCGCTGGTGGTTGGTAGGGTGGTGGGCGACGTGCTGGACCCCTTTGTCCGGACCACCAACCTCAGGGTCAGCTACGGCACCAGGACCATATCCAACGGCTGCGAGCTCAAGCCGTCCATGGTGGTGAACCAACCCAGGGTCGAGGTCGGCGGACCCGACATGAGGACCTTCTACACCCTC GTGATGGTCGACCCGGATGCTCCAAGCCCAAGCGACCCAAACCATAGGGAGCATTTGCACTG GCTGGTCACTAATATTCCGGGAACTACTGGGGCTGCATTTG GGCAAGAGGTGGTCTGCTACGAGAGCCCTCGGCCGACCATGGGGATCCACCGCTTCGTGCTGGTGCTGTTCCAGCAGCTGGGGCGGCAGACGGTGTACGCCCCGGGGTGGCGCCAGAACTTCAACACCAGGGACTTCGCTGAGCTCTACAACCTGGGCCCTCCCGTGGCCGCCGTCTACTTCAACTGCCAGCGTGAGGCCGGCTCTGGGGGAAGGAGGATGTACTCATGA